AGCCTGGTTCGCGGAAAAGCCTCGACGAAGCGGCTCCGGGGGCCAGGAATCAAGGGGGCAGTCGCAACTCGCGCGTGTGCGGGGGATGAAGGCACAAAGAGTTTAGAGAAGAACAGGCTAGACTTTGTCGCAACTCGCGCGTGTGCGGGGGATGAAGGACCACATAGTCGTCCAGGACCCCCTCCGCAACGGGTCGCAACTCGCGCGTGTGCGGGGGATGAAGGAGCGAAACCCCGCAGGGCCTTATAACTTTCCCCGTCGCAACTCGCGCGTGTGCGGGGGATGAAGGATAGGTTTGAAACAAAAAGAGCCCGTGATAATTCGTCGCAACTCGCGCGTGTGCGGGGGATGAAGGCACCAGATAGAGCCACTGGATGGCGCTCCACTGATGTCGCAACTCGCGCGTGTGCGGGGGATGAAGGACGAATACGCGTTAGGCTTGCGCACAGTCAGGGGTCGCAACTCGCGCGTGTGCGGGGGATGAAGGTACTTATGGGGTTATTATGAACAGGACTTTGCAGTCGCAACTCGCGCGTGTGCGGGGGATGAAGGCATGCCATGGGGATACCTCCTATGCGCTCAAGCTGTCGCAACTCGCGCGTGTGTGGGGGATGAAGGCCGTTCCTGGCCATTTTTCGCCCCTCCTTACTCTGTCGCAACTCGCGCGTGTGCGGGGGATGAAGGCACCTTCTCGCACTTATCGCACTCGGCCTGGACCGTCGCAACTCGCGCGTGTGCGGGGGATGAAGGTCCTCCATCTGGACTTTGTAGAGCGTGGCGTTGTGTCGCAACTCGCGCATGTGTGGGGGATGAAGGTTCCACAGGTCTTCTATGGTGGCGGTCCCGTTGCCGTCGCAACTCGCCCGTGTGCGGGGGATGAAGGGTCGAGGAGATTGGTAAGCTGGAGACCCGCCTCCGTCGCAACTCGCGCGTGCGCGGGGGAGGGCGATCTCGAAGCCCTTAGCATGGACAGAGTGATGATCAGGGCAGATGAGGGTGGGCGTTAATCGAACTCAACGGATGTTTATATTTCTGGACAACGCAGGTCCCTTTTCCCTATGACGGGGCCATGCGCCCGCAACTCCCGCCCATCCCCCTCGAGGCCCGGACCTCGCAGCCTCTGCCGTTCTACCTGACGCCGGTGTCCGCCGGTTTTCCCAGCCCGGCCGAGGATTATCTCGACCAGGCCCTGGACCTCAACGACCTGTGCATCGCCCATCCGGCGGCCACGTTCTATGTCCGCGCCAGCGGGGAATCCATGCGCGGCGCCGGCATCCAATCCGGCGACATCCTGGTGGTGGATCGGGCCGAGGAAGCCCGGCCAGGGCGCATCGTCATCGCGGCCGTGGACGGGGAACTGACGGTCAAGCGCCTGAAGCACATGGACGGGCGTTTGTTCCTGGCCCCGGAAAACGACGCCTACAAGCCCATCGAGATCCGGCCGGAGTCCTCCTTCGAGATCTGGGGCGTGGTCACCTTCGTCATCCACCGGACCTGACGCCACCATGCCGCCCCGCCAGATCCTGGCCCTGGTGGACTGCAACTCCTTTTACGCCTCGTGCGAAAAGGTGTTTGTGCCGTCCCTGGCCAACCGCCCCGTGGTCGTGCTGTCCAACAACGACGGCTGCGTCATCGCCCGGTCGGCCGAGGCCAAGGCCGCCGGCATCCCCATGGGCAAACCAGCCTTCGAGTGCCGGGAGCTGTTCCGCCGGCACAACGCGGCCGTGTTCTCCTCGAACTACACGCTCTACGGCGACATGTCGGCCCGGGTCATGAAAACCCTAGCCCGGTTCAGCCCGAACCTGGAGATCTATTCCATCGACGAGGCGTTCCTGGAGCTGACCGGCATGCCCTACGACGTCGTGGCCTACAGCCGGCATATCCGGGAGACGGTGGGGCGCTGGACCGGCATCCCGGTCTCCATCGGGCTCGGGCCGACCAAGACTCTGGCCAAGGTGGCCAACAAGCTGGCCAAGAAGGACGCCTCCCTCGAGGGCGTGCTGGATTTCGAGGCCTGCGCGGATCCGGATGCCGTACTGGAGAGGGTGCCGGTGGAGGATGTCTGGGGCATCGGCCGGCGCTACGCCGCCATGCTCGAGCGTCTCGGCGTGCGCAATGCCCGGCAGTTTCGGGACCTGCCCCGGGACCTGGTCAAAAAACGGATGACCATCGGCGGGCTGCACACCCAGCTCGAGCTGCGGGGGATTCCGTGCCTCGACCTGGAGACCATCGCGCCGGTCAAGAAGTCGGTGGCCGCCTCACGGTCGTTCAGCAAACCGGTCCTGGCCATCGAGGACATGCGCGAGGCCGTGGCCACCTACGTCACCCGGGCGGCCGAACGCATGCGCGCCGCGCGCCTGCTGGCAAACGGTGTCACGGTATGGGTGCAGACCAATACCTTTATCGAAGGCGAGCCCCAATATGCGAATTCCGCCTATGCCGCCTTGCCCGTGGCCACGGCGCACACCGCCGCGATCATCCGGGCCGCGATCCGGGTGCTGGAACGCATTTTCCGCAAAGGCTACCGCTACAAGAAGGCCGGCATCATGCTGTCCGGCCTGGAGCGCCTGAAAAGCCGGCAGCTTTCGTTGCTGGAACCCGCGCCGGAAGCCGGGGGCAGGGGAGAGCGGCTCATGCGCGTGCTCGATGCGATCAACGACCGCTTCGGCCGGGACACGCTCACGTTCGCCGCCTGCGGCATCGAGCAGGACTGGCGTATGAAGCAGGCCCTGCGCTCGCCGCATTACACGACGAACTGGCGGGATATTCTGGAGGTGAAGGCGATTTGAGTTTTCAAAACCCCGCCACCCGGTTTTTCCCCTCGTCCTCCTCGATCGACCGCCGGCAATGACCGGCGCCGAAGACGCCATCCAGGCAGATTTCCAACGCGCGGCCCAGCCGGCTGCCGGCGGCGGAGGCCTTGCCCACCCGACTGGACACGGTCTCGTCCGGATCGCCGCCGGTCAGGGCGGACAGAAACTGATCCAGGCCCAGGAGCACATTCCAAAGGTATCGCTTCATAGGGTGCTCCTACATCTTGGCCACGCCGGCTTCGATTTCCTGGAGCCGCTCGTCCGTGGGGATATAGTTCTTGGCGCGCAGGATGGCGAGGGAGTTGACGGTCAGGGAATCTTGCATGTCCGCATAGCCGACCGCCCGGATGAAGGCCCACATGCGCTTGACGTCGGCGTCCGTGGCTTCGGCGGCCAGGAGCGCGTCAAACTCCTCCTGGGTGAAAAGGCGCATGAATTCGGCCTGGGAAAATCGGGTTTGCGGCGGCTGTGCCGGATTGTCGATTTCCTCGCGCCATGCCGTGACGGCTTCCAGAGTCGACGGGTTGGGGAACACATGGCGGATACCGCTGGCGTCCTCATAGACCACGGCCGGGTAGCCAGAAAATGCCGGCATCAACGCTACGGCCGTGGCGTGGTCGGTGACGACCTCGCCCGGAGCAGGGTCGGCTGCCTGCCAGAGGGCCAGCAGATCACGGCTGGGCGCGATTAAATCCGAGTGTAAAAGTGTCAATCCTTGTGCCATACATCCTCCCTATGCCCAGCCCATTTCGGCGAGTGTTTTGGCGGTCACAGCGCCGGCACCACCGTGACCGCAATAGGCTCCAGCGGCACCGCCCGTTGCTGCCATGTTGAGAGTGCCAGTTAACGCACCACCATATCCCAGGAAAACGCGACCAGCCCCATGGCCGGCGGCGACCACCCCATCCGTCGTTGCGTTGGCCGACAACAGATGTCCGGCAATAGCCGTCACGCTATTGCGCACCAGGACAATCAGAATGCCCCCAGGCCTGGACGATGCTATAGTGCTGTATGGGTCGCCGTCCCTATCGCCCGTAGATGTTGAGAATGGATAGCTAGAGCCCGTGTAATTTGTATAGACACCTTGCAACCCACGGATGCCGCCGCTCCACGGAAGAGCAGCACTGCCTGTTGTGCCAACCGTGGCGGAGTTGCCGTCTCCTTGCGCGTTGGTTGCCGGCTGTAAGATATTTCCACCTCCACCGCCTCCACCAGGGGCATTCACCCCTGCGTAGCCGGTAGGCCCATTCACGCCAATGGCACTCCCATAACCGTGGCATCCACCATAAACACGGGCGGTAGTGCTGCCGCATCCGGCTGCCGAGACGATGACCGGACCGGATGCTGGCCAATCCTTATAGTTCGCAGTGACATCCCCCGTTCCTGGCAACGGGCAGGCAAAAAGGGACGGATCAAAGATGGCGTAGCAGTTTTCCCGGAGCCAGGCCGCAAAGTCGTCGTATTGCGTACGATGGCCGGATAGCGTGATGGCGCGCGGGATAGCTATGTCTTGGACCGCCCATTTCGGCGATCCAGCCGCCCCTTTGCCAGCCATGTTGGGACGGGCTCCGGCCCCAAGGATCAAATCGTCACACAGCACACACCAGCCACGGTCCCGCTTTTGTTTCGTGAATGGCCCGTTAATTTCCAGCCTGCGATAGCGGGAAATGGTGATGGGGCCGTCCTCTGTGTTGGGGATCGTCAGCCCCGCAGCGGGCACAACCAAGTCGCCCTGACTGGGATAAAAATCGAAAATACGACGGCCAAAAGGTATGGTTTTAGTCCATTCTATTCCGCTTCTGGGCCTGTAATCAGCAAAGCTACGAGCCATGGCGCATCCTCTAGAAGTCCCCAGCCCAGGCGATGACTGTCAGAGTCTTATCGGCCGTGATTGCTGCGGCTGCTGCAACAGTTAAAGCTAGGCCGGCTTCCAGGGTCAGTGGATTGCCGTCATTGAGATAATCGAGCATCTCCACATAGGCCACGCCGGCCCCGCCCGCGCCGGCGGGAATGGGTACCGTCCCCAGGTACTGGTGCACGTCGCCCCTGGTCAGATGCACGTGCAGGTCGGCGGCGGCGGTGTCGTCGGTGGCTACGTGTAGGGAGTCCACCCGGGTGCCATTGGCCCCGGCGGTAAGGAGCGGCTTTTTCGAGGTGCCGTCGGCGCTCGTCAGCGTTACGCCCGGGGTTTTCGGCGTCCCCGCGAAAATGGGTTTGGTGTTCCCGGTGGTAGTTTCAGGCATAGCGGTCTCCTAAAATCCGTTGCAGTTTTGGGAGAGGTACAGATCGGCCCCGGCCGGCGTGTCTGCCTGCTGCGGCGCGTTGTCCGGGCTCTGCCCCAGCCAGACCTCGGATAGGTCTTCCTCCACGGCGATCCCTGTCACCGTGACCACCACGTGGCCGGCATCCGCGTCGTAGGTTGCC
Above is a genomic segment from Solidesulfovibrio fructosivorans JJ] containing:
- a CDS encoding LexA family protein translates to MRPQLPPIPLEARTSQPLPFYLTPVSAGFPSPAEDYLDQALDLNDLCIAHPAATFYVRASGESMRGAGIQSGDILVVDRAEEARPGRIVIAAVDGELTVKRLKHMDGRLFLAPENDAYKPIEIRPESSFEIWGVVTFVIHRT
- a CDS encoding Y-family DNA polymerase; translation: MPPRQILALVDCNSFYASCEKVFVPSLANRPVVVLSNNDGCVIARSAEAKAAGIPMGKPAFECRELFRRHNAAVFSSNYTLYGDMSARVMKTLARFSPNLEIYSIDEAFLELTGMPYDVVAYSRHIRETVGRWTGIPVSIGLGPTKTLAKVANKLAKKDASLEGVLDFEACADPDAVLERVPVEDVWGIGRRYAAMLERLGVRNARQFRDLPRDLVKKRMTIGGLHTQLELRGIPCLDLETIAPVKKSVAASRSFSKPVLAIEDMREAVATYVTRAAERMRAARLLANGVTVWVQTNTFIEGEPQYANSAYAALPVATAHTAAIIRAAIRVLERIFRKGYRYKKAGIMLSGLERLKSRQLSLLEPAPEAGGRGERLMRVLDAINDRFGRDTLTFAACGIEQDWRMKQALRSPHYTTNWRDILEVKAI